The Chanos chanos chromosome 6, fChaCha1.1, whole genome shotgun sequence genome includes a region encoding these proteins:
- the slc8a2b gene encoding sodium/calcium exchanger 2b isoform X1 codes for MYMFLGVSIIADRFMASIEVITSQEKEVTITLPNGETSVATVRIWNETVSNLTLMALGSSAPEILLSLIEVCGHEFKAGELGPGTIVGSAAFNMFVIIGLCVWVIPDGETRKIKHLRVFFVTAFWSIFAYIWLYIILSVISPGVVEVWEALVTLLYFPVCVILAWIADRRLLFYKYMGKRYRADKRRGIVVETEGEMTPKGLEMDGKFPPRGGTVGVMPQENCQDGANNTAGVIATLPNSNSTTVTMENTKELDESRKEVIRILKDLKQKYPDKELDQLVELANYYALLHQQKSRAFYRVQATRMMIGAGNVLKKHAADHARKAAASGEEDGGEADDLAVCSHISFESAHGQCMENCGTLTLAVICQGGLGESTFYVDYRTEDGSANAGSDYEYCEGTLVFKPGETRKEIKVGIIDDDIFEEDEHFFVRLSNLRVGDAEGMFESDEAGAGPKGRLVEPLVCTITILDDDHAGIFTFSERMVRTSESVGTMEVTVVRNSGARGTVILPYHTEPGTAKGGGDDYEDVCGELEFTNDQTTQTIQVRIIDDEEYEKHESFFIVLEEPRWLKRGISALLLNQEVSEGQMSAEEEEARRIAEMGKPILGEHSRLEVVIEESYEFKSTVDKLIKKTNLALVIGTHSWREQFVEAVTVSAGNGDEEEEEGREERLPSCYDYVMHFLTVFWKVLFAFVPPTEYWNGWACFFVSISVIGILTALIGDLASHFGCTVGLRDTVTAVVFVALGTSIPDTFASKVAATQDQYADASVGNVTGSNAVNVFLGIGVAWSVAAVYWKLKGKVFYVNPGTLAFSVTLFTIFAFISMGVLLFRRRPSIGGELGGPRVPRLLTSLLFLGLWLLYILFSSLEAYCHIEGF; via the exons ATGTACATGTTCCTGGGCGTGTCCATCATCGCTGACCGCTTCATGGCGTCCATTGAGGTGATCACATCGCAG GAGAAGGAAGTGACCATCACCCTGCCGAATGGAGAGACGTCAGTGGCCACGGTCCGGATCTGGAATGAAACCGTGTCTAATCTGACGCTGATGGCTTTGGGTTCCTCCGCCCCTGAGATCCTGTTGTCCCTCATAGAG GTGTGCGGGCACGAGTTTAAGGCTGGCGAGTTGGGACCAGGAACAATCGTCGGCAGCGCCGCCTTCAACATGTTTGTGATCATCGGACTCTGCGTGTGGGTCATTCCCGACGGAGAAACGCGGAAGATCAAACACCTGAGAGTCTTTTTCGTCACGGCTTTTTGGAGCATCTTCGCCTACATATGGCTGTACATAATCCTCTCCGTCATCTCACCAGGAGTCGTAGag gtatgGGAAGCCCTGGTCACACTGCTgtatttccctgtgtgtgtgatcctgGCTTGGATCGCTGACCGCCGCCTCCTTTTCTACAAGTACATGGGGAAGCGTTACCGTGCCGACAAGAGGCGCGGGATTGTCGtggagactgagggagagatgaCTCCTAAGGGACTGGAAATGGATGGGAAGTTCCCTCCCCGCGGGGGCACTGTAGGAGTAATGCCACAGGAGAACTGTCAGGATGGTGCCAACAACACTGCGGGTGTCATTGCAACCCTGCCCAACTCCAACAGCAccactgttaccatggagaaCACGAAGGAGCTGGACGAGAGTCGGAAAGAG GTGATCCGCATCTTGAAAGACCTGAAGCAGAAGTACCCCGACAAAGAACTGGACCAGCTGGTGGAGCTGGCCAATTACTACGCCCTCCTGCACCAGCAGAAAAGCAGAGCCTTCTACCGCGTCCAGGCCACCCGCATGATGATCGGGGCGGGAAACGTGCTGAAGAAGCACGCGGCCGACCACGCCCGCAAGGCGGCGGCGTCCGGGGAGGAGGACGGGGGCGAGGCGGACGACCTGGCCGTGTGTAGTCACATTTCTTTTGAAAGCGCCCACGGCCAGTGCATGGAGAACTGCGGGACCCTGACGCTAGCGGTGATCTGTCAGGGCGGCCTAGGGGAGAGCACCTTCTACGTGGACTACCGCACCGAGGACGGGTCCGCCAACGCCGGATCCGATTACGAGTACTGCGAAGGCACGCTGGTGTTTAAACCTGGAGAGACCAGGAAGGAGATTAag GTGGGAATTATCGACGATGACATCTTCGAGGAAGACGAACATTTCTTCGTTCGTCTGTCGAACCTTCGCGTGGGCGACGCCGAGGGGATGTTCGAGAGCGACGAGGCCGGGGCGGGACCCAAGGGTCGTCTGGTGGAGCCCCTGGTTTGCACGATCACCATCCTGGACGACGACCACGCCGGCATCTTCACCTTCAGCGAGCGGATGGTGCGCACGAGCGAGAGCGTGGGGACCATGGAGGTGACGGTGGTCCGGAACTCGGGCGCCCGCGGCACCGTCATCCTGCCCTACCACACCGAGCCGGGCACGGCGAAGGGAGGGGGTGACGACTACGAAGACGTGTGCGGAGAGCTGGAGTTCACCAACGACCAGACcac tcaaaCTATCCAGGTGCGGATCATTGATGATGAAGAGTATGAAAAACATGAGAGCTTCTTCATTGTGCTTGAGGAACCGCGCTGGCTGAAGAGAGGGATCTcag CACTTCTGCTCAATCAAG aggTATCAGAGGGACAGATGAgtgctgaggaggaggaggccaggCGGATTGCGGAGATGGGGAAACCCATACTGGGAGAACACAGTCGTCTGGAGGTGGTCATTGAGGAGTCCTATGAATTTAAG AGTACAGTGGACAAGCTCATTAAGAAGACCAATCTAGCCCTGGTGATTGGCACCCACTCCTGGAGAGAACAGTTTGTAGAAGCTGTGACAGTCAGCGCAG GCAACGGagacgaagaggaggaagagggaaggGAGGAGCGACTGCCCTCATGCTACGACTACGTCATGCATTTCCTCACCgtgttctggaaggttctgttTGCCTTTGTTCCACCCACTGAGTACTGGAACGGCTGGGCCTGCTTTTTCGTGTCCATCTCCGTGATCGGGATCCTGACCGCTCTCATCGGGGACCTGGCGTCGCACTTCGGTTGCACCGTGGGGCTTAGGGATACGGTCACAGCGGTCGTGTTTGTGGCCCTGGGAACGTCTATCCCTG acacatttGCCAGTAAAGTCGCGGCGACTCAGGACCAGTACGCCGACGCCTCAGTGGGGAACGTGACCGGTAGCAACGCCGTGAATGTGTTTCTGGGCATCGGGGTGGCCTGGTCGGTGGCGGCCGTATACTGGAAGCTGAAAGGCAAGGTGTTTTACGTGAACCCCGGCACCCTGGCCTTCTCCGTCACCCTCTTCACCATCTTCGCCTTCATCAGCATGGGCGTGCTCCTCTTCCGACGCAGGCCGTCCATCGGGGGAGAGCTGGGGGGTCCTCGCGTCCCTCGTCTGCTCACGTCTCTTCTCTTCCTGGGGCTCTGGCTGCTTTATATCCTGTTCTCCAGCCTGGAGGCCTACTGTCACATCGAAGGCTTCTGA
- the slc8a2b gene encoding sodium/calcium exchanger 2b isoform X3 produces MYMFLGVSIIADRFMASIEVITSQEKEVTITLPNGETSVATVRIWNETVSNLTLMALGSSAPEILLSLIEVCGHEFKAGELGPGTIVGSAAFNMFVIIGLCVWVIPDGETRKIKHLRVFFVTAFWSIFAYIWLYIILSVISPGVVEVWEALVTLLYFPVCVILAWIADRRLLFYKYMGKRYRADKRRGIVVETEGEMTPKGLEMDGKFPPRGGTVGVMPQENCQDGANNTAGVIATLPNSNSTTVTMENTKELDESRKEVIRILKDLKQKYPDKELDQLVELANYYALLHQQKSRAFYRVQATRMMIGAGNVLKKHAADHARKAAASGEEDGGEADDLAVCSHISFESAHGQCMENCGTLTLAVICQGGLGESTFYVDYRTEDGSANAGSDYEYCEGTLVFKPGETRKEIKVGIIDDDIFEEDEHFFVRLSNLRVGDAEGMFESDEAGAGPKGRLVEPLVCTITILDDDHAGIFTFSERMVRTSESVGTMEVTVVRNSGARGTVILPYHTEPGTAKGGGDDYEDVCGELEFTNDQTTQTIQVRIIDDEEYEKHESFFIVLEEPRWLKRGISGLSVCVTEEFLPKGQMSAEEEEARRIAEMGKPILGEHSRLEVVIEESYEFKSTVDKLIKKTNLALVIGTHSWREQFVEAVTVSAGNGDEEEEEGREERLPSCYDYVMHFLTVFWKVLFAFVPPTEYWNGWACFFVSISVIGILTALIGDLASHFGCTVGLRDTVTAVVFVALGTSIPDTFASKVAATQDQYADASVGNVTGSNAVNVFLGIGVAWSVAAVYWKLKGKVFYVNPGTLAFSVTLFTIFAFISMGVLLFRRRPSIGGELGGPRVPRLLTSLLFLGLWLLYILFSSLEAYCHIEGF; encoded by the exons ATGTACATGTTCCTGGGCGTGTCCATCATCGCTGACCGCTTCATGGCGTCCATTGAGGTGATCACATCGCAG GAGAAGGAAGTGACCATCACCCTGCCGAATGGAGAGACGTCAGTGGCCACGGTCCGGATCTGGAATGAAACCGTGTCTAATCTGACGCTGATGGCTTTGGGTTCCTCCGCCCCTGAGATCCTGTTGTCCCTCATAGAG GTGTGCGGGCACGAGTTTAAGGCTGGCGAGTTGGGACCAGGAACAATCGTCGGCAGCGCCGCCTTCAACATGTTTGTGATCATCGGACTCTGCGTGTGGGTCATTCCCGACGGAGAAACGCGGAAGATCAAACACCTGAGAGTCTTTTTCGTCACGGCTTTTTGGAGCATCTTCGCCTACATATGGCTGTACATAATCCTCTCCGTCATCTCACCAGGAGTCGTAGag gtatgGGAAGCCCTGGTCACACTGCTgtatttccctgtgtgtgtgatcctgGCTTGGATCGCTGACCGCCGCCTCCTTTTCTACAAGTACATGGGGAAGCGTTACCGTGCCGACAAGAGGCGCGGGATTGTCGtggagactgagggagagatgaCTCCTAAGGGACTGGAAATGGATGGGAAGTTCCCTCCCCGCGGGGGCACTGTAGGAGTAATGCCACAGGAGAACTGTCAGGATGGTGCCAACAACACTGCGGGTGTCATTGCAACCCTGCCCAACTCCAACAGCAccactgttaccatggagaaCACGAAGGAGCTGGACGAGAGTCGGAAAGAG GTGATCCGCATCTTGAAAGACCTGAAGCAGAAGTACCCCGACAAAGAACTGGACCAGCTGGTGGAGCTGGCCAATTACTACGCCCTCCTGCACCAGCAGAAAAGCAGAGCCTTCTACCGCGTCCAGGCCACCCGCATGATGATCGGGGCGGGAAACGTGCTGAAGAAGCACGCGGCCGACCACGCCCGCAAGGCGGCGGCGTCCGGGGAGGAGGACGGGGGCGAGGCGGACGACCTGGCCGTGTGTAGTCACATTTCTTTTGAAAGCGCCCACGGCCAGTGCATGGAGAACTGCGGGACCCTGACGCTAGCGGTGATCTGTCAGGGCGGCCTAGGGGAGAGCACCTTCTACGTGGACTACCGCACCGAGGACGGGTCCGCCAACGCCGGATCCGATTACGAGTACTGCGAAGGCACGCTGGTGTTTAAACCTGGAGAGACCAGGAAGGAGATTAag GTGGGAATTATCGACGATGACATCTTCGAGGAAGACGAACATTTCTTCGTTCGTCTGTCGAACCTTCGCGTGGGCGACGCCGAGGGGATGTTCGAGAGCGACGAGGCCGGGGCGGGACCCAAGGGTCGTCTGGTGGAGCCCCTGGTTTGCACGATCACCATCCTGGACGACGACCACGCCGGCATCTTCACCTTCAGCGAGCGGATGGTGCGCACGAGCGAGAGCGTGGGGACCATGGAGGTGACGGTGGTCCGGAACTCGGGCGCCCGCGGCACCGTCATCCTGCCCTACCACACCGAGCCGGGCACGGCGAAGGGAGGGGGTGACGACTACGAAGACGTGTGCGGAGAGCTGGAGTTCACCAACGACCAGACcac tcaaaCTATCCAGGTGCGGATCATTGATGATGAAGAGTATGAAAAACATGAGAGCTTCTTCATTGTGCTTGAGGAACCGCGCTGGCTGAAGAGAGGGATCTcaggtttgtctgtttgtgt CACTGAAGAGTTCCTGCCGA AGGGACAGATGAgtgctgaggaggaggaggccaggCGGATTGCGGAGATGGGGAAACCCATACTGGGAGAACACAGTCGTCTGGAGGTGGTCATTGAGGAGTCCTATGAATTTAAG AGTACAGTGGACAAGCTCATTAAGAAGACCAATCTAGCCCTGGTGATTGGCACCCACTCCTGGAGAGAACAGTTTGTAGAAGCTGTGACAGTCAGCGCAG GCAACGGagacgaagaggaggaagagggaaggGAGGAGCGACTGCCCTCATGCTACGACTACGTCATGCATTTCCTCACCgtgttctggaaggttctgttTGCCTTTGTTCCACCCACTGAGTACTGGAACGGCTGGGCCTGCTTTTTCGTGTCCATCTCCGTGATCGGGATCCTGACCGCTCTCATCGGGGACCTGGCGTCGCACTTCGGTTGCACCGTGGGGCTTAGGGATACGGTCACAGCGGTCGTGTTTGTGGCCCTGGGAACGTCTATCCCTG acacatttGCCAGTAAAGTCGCGGCGACTCAGGACCAGTACGCCGACGCCTCAGTGGGGAACGTGACCGGTAGCAACGCCGTGAATGTGTTTCTGGGCATCGGGGTGGCCTGGTCGGTGGCGGCCGTATACTGGAAGCTGAAAGGCAAGGTGTTTTACGTGAACCCCGGCACCCTGGCCTTCTCCGTCACCCTCTTCACCATCTTCGCCTTCATCAGCATGGGCGTGCTCCTCTTCCGACGCAGGCCGTCCATCGGGGGAGAGCTGGGGGGTCCTCGCGTCCCTCGTCTGCTCACGTCTCTTCTCTTCCTGGGGCTCTGGCTGCTTTATATCCTGTTCTCCAGCCTGGAGGCCTACTGTCACATCGAAGGCTTCTGA
- the slc8a2b gene encoding sodium/calcium exchanger 2b isoform X2, whose product MYMFLGVSIIADRFMASIEVITSQEKEVTITLPNGETSVATVRIWNETVSNLTLMALGSSAPEILLSLIEVCGHEFKAGELGPGTIVGSAAFNMFVIIGLCVWVIPDGETRKIKHLRVFFVTAFWSIFAYIWLYIILSVISPGVVEVWEALVTLLYFPVCVILAWIADRRLLFYKYMGKRYRADKRRGIVVETEGEMTPKGLEMDGKFPPRGGTVGVMPQENCQDGANNTAGVIATLPNSNSTTVTMENTKELDESRKEVIRILKDLKQKYPDKELDQLVELANYYALLHQQKSRAFYRVQATRMMIGAGNVLKKHAADHARKAAASGEEDGGEADDLAVCSHISFESAHGQCMENCGTLTLAVICQGGLGESTFYVDYRTEDGSANAGSDYEYCEGTLVFKPGETRKEIKVGIIDDDIFEEDEHFFVRLSNLRVGDAEGMFESDEAGAGPKGRLVEPLVCTITILDDDHAGIFTFSERMVRTSESVGTMEVTVVRNSGARGTVILPYHTEPGTAKGGGDDYEDVCGELEFTNDQTTQTIQVRIIDDEEYEKHESFFIVLEEPRWLKRGISEVSEGQMSAEEEEARRIAEMGKPILGEHSRLEVVIEESYEFKSTVDKLIKKTNLALVIGTHSWREQFVEAVTVSAGNGDEEEEEGREERLPSCYDYVMHFLTVFWKVLFAFVPPTEYWNGWACFFVSISVIGILTALIGDLASHFGCTVGLRDTVTAVVFVALGTSIPDTFASKVAATQDQYADASVGNVTGSNAVNVFLGIGVAWSVAAVYWKLKGKVFYVNPGTLAFSVTLFTIFAFISMGVLLFRRRPSIGGELGGPRVPRLLTSLLFLGLWLLYILFSSLEAYCHIEGF is encoded by the exons ATGTACATGTTCCTGGGCGTGTCCATCATCGCTGACCGCTTCATGGCGTCCATTGAGGTGATCACATCGCAG GAGAAGGAAGTGACCATCACCCTGCCGAATGGAGAGACGTCAGTGGCCACGGTCCGGATCTGGAATGAAACCGTGTCTAATCTGACGCTGATGGCTTTGGGTTCCTCCGCCCCTGAGATCCTGTTGTCCCTCATAGAG GTGTGCGGGCACGAGTTTAAGGCTGGCGAGTTGGGACCAGGAACAATCGTCGGCAGCGCCGCCTTCAACATGTTTGTGATCATCGGACTCTGCGTGTGGGTCATTCCCGACGGAGAAACGCGGAAGATCAAACACCTGAGAGTCTTTTTCGTCACGGCTTTTTGGAGCATCTTCGCCTACATATGGCTGTACATAATCCTCTCCGTCATCTCACCAGGAGTCGTAGag gtatgGGAAGCCCTGGTCACACTGCTgtatttccctgtgtgtgtgatcctgGCTTGGATCGCTGACCGCCGCCTCCTTTTCTACAAGTACATGGGGAAGCGTTACCGTGCCGACAAGAGGCGCGGGATTGTCGtggagactgagggagagatgaCTCCTAAGGGACTGGAAATGGATGGGAAGTTCCCTCCCCGCGGGGGCACTGTAGGAGTAATGCCACAGGAGAACTGTCAGGATGGTGCCAACAACACTGCGGGTGTCATTGCAACCCTGCCCAACTCCAACAGCAccactgttaccatggagaaCACGAAGGAGCTGGACGAGAGTCGGAAAGAG GTGATCCGCATCTTGAAAGACCTGAAGCAGAAGTACCCCGACAAAGAACTGGACCAGCTGGTGGAGCTGGCCAATTACTACGCCCTCCTGCACCAGCAGAAAAGCAGAGCCTTCTACCGCGTCCAGGCCACCCGCATGATGATCGGGGCGGGAAACGTGCTGAAGAAGCACGCGGCCGACCACGCCCGCAAGGCGGCGGCGTCCGGGGAGGAGGACGGGGGCGAGGCGGACGACCTGGCCGTGTGTAGTCACATTTCTTTTGAAAGCGCCCACGGCCAGTGCATGGAGAACTGCGGGACCCTGACGCTAGCGGTGATCTGTCAGGGCGGCCTAGGGGAGAGCACCTTCTACGTGGACTACCGCACCGAGGACGGGTCCGCCAACGCCGGATCCGATTACGAGTACTGCGAAGGCACGCTGGTGTTTAAACCTGGAGAGACCAGGAAGGAGATTAag GTGGGAATTATCGACGATGACATCTTCGAGGAAGACGAACATTTCTTCGTTCGTCTGTCGAACCTTCGCGTGGGCGACGCCGAGGGGATGTTCGAGAGCGACGAGGCCGGGGCGGGACCCAAGGGTCGTCTGGTGGAGCCCCTGGTTTGCACGATCACCATCCTGGACGACGACCACGCCGGCATCTTCACCTTCAGCGAGCGGATGGTGCGCACGAGCGAGAGCGTGGGGACCATGGAGGTGACGGTGGTCCGGAACTCGGGCGCCCGCGGCACCGTCATCCTGCCCTACCACACCGAGCCGGGCACGGCGAAGGGAGGGGGTGACGACTACGAAGACGTGTGCGGAGAGCTGGAGTTCACCAACGACCAGACcac tcaaaCTATCCAGGTGCGGATCATTGATGATGAAGAGTATGAAAAACATGAGAGCTTCTTCATTGTGCTTGAGGAACCGCGCTGGCTGAAGAGAGGGATCTcag aggTATCAGAGGGACAGATGAgtgctgaggaggaggaggccaggCGGATTGCGGAGATGGGGAAACCCATACTGGGAGAACACAGTCGTCTGGAGGTGGTCATTGAGGAGTCCTATGAATTTAAG AGTACAGTGGACAAGCTCATTAAGAAGACCAATCTAGCCCTGGTGATTGGCACCCACTCCTGGAGAGAACAGTTTGTAGAAGCTGTGACAGTCAGCGCAG GCAACGGagacgaagaggaggaagagggaaggGAGGAGCGACTGCCCTCATGCTACGACTACGTCATGCATTTCCTCACCgtgttctggaaggttctgttTGCCTTTGTTCCACCCACTGAGTACTGGAACGGCTGGGCCTGCTTTTTCGTGTCCATCTCCGTGATCGGGATCCTGACCGCTCTCATCGGGGACCTGGCGTCGCACTTCGGTTGCACCGTGGGGCTTAGGGATACGGTCACAGCGGTCGTGTTTGTGGCCCTGGGAACGTCTATCCCTG acacatttGCCAGTAAAGTCGCGGCGACTCAGGACCAGTACGCCGACGCCTCAGTGGGGAACGTGACCGGTAGCAACGCCGTGAATGTGTTTCTGGGCATCGGGGTGGCCTGGTCGGTGGCGGCCGTATACTGGAAGCTGAAAGGCAAGGTGTTTTACGTGAACCCCGGCACCCTGGCCTTCTCCGTCACCCTCTTCACCATCTTCGCCTTCATCAGCATGGGCGTGCTCCTCTTCCGACGCAGGCCGTCCATCGGGGGAGAGCTGGGGGGTCCTCGCGTCCCTCGTCTGCTCACGTCTCTTCTCTTCCTGGGGCTCTGGCTGCTTTATATCCTGTTCTCCAGCCTGGAGGCCTACTGTCACATCGAAGGCTTCTGA
- the slc8a2b gene encoding sodium/calcium exchanger 2b isoform X4 gives MYMFLGVSIIADRFMASIEVITSQEKEVTITLPNGETSVATVRIWNETVSNLTLMALGSSAPEILLSLIEVCGHEFKAGELGPGTIVGSAAFNMFVIIGLCVWVIPDGETRKIKHLRVFFVTAFWSIFAYIWLYIILSVISPGVVEVWEALVTLLYFPVCVILAWIADRRLLFYKYMGKRYRADKRRGIVVETEGEMTPKGLEMDGKFPPRGGTVGVMPQENCQDGANNTAGVIATLPNSNSTTVTMENTKELDESRKEVIRILKDLKQKYPDKELDQLVELANYYALLHQQKSRAFYRVQATRMMIGAGNVLKKHAADHARKAAASGEEDGGEADDLAVCSHISFESAHGQCMENCGTLTLAVICQGGLGESTFYVDYRTEDGSANAGSDYEYCEGTLVFKPGETRKEIKVGIIDDDIFEEDEHFFVRLSNLRVGDAEGMFESDEAGAGPKGRLVEPLVCTITILDDDHAGIFTFSERMVRTSESVGTMEVTVVRNSGARGTVILPYHTEPGTAKGGGDDYEDVCGELEFTNDQTTQTIQVRIIDDEEYEKHESFFIVLEEPRWLKRGISGLSMSAEEEEARRIAEMGKPILGEHSRLEVVIEESYEFKSTVDKLIKKTNLALVIGTHSWREQFVEAVTVSAGNGDEEEEEGREERLPSCYDYVMHFLTVFWKVLFAFVPPTEYWNGWACFFVSISVIGILTALIGDLASHFGCTVGLRDTVTAVVFVALGTSIPDTFASKVAATQDQYADASVGNVTGSNAVNVFLGIGVAWSVAAVYWKLKGKVFYVNPGTLAFSVTLFTIFAFISMGVLLFRRRPSIGGELGGPRVPRLLTSLLFLGLWLLYILFSSLEAYCHIEGF, from the exons ATGTACATGTTCCTGGGCGTGTCCATCATCGCTGACCGCTTCATGGCGTCCATTGAGGTGATCACATCGCAG GAGAAGGAAGTGACCATCACCCTGCCGAATGGAGAGACGTCAGTGGCCACGGTCCGGATCTGGAATGAAACCGTGTCTAATCTGACGCTGATGGCTTTGGGTTCCTCCGCCCCTGAGATCCTGTTGTCCCTCATAGAG GTGTGCGGGCACGAGTTTAAGGCTGGCGAGTTGGGACCAGGAACAATCGTCGGCAGCGCCGCCTTCAACATGTTTGTGATCATCGGACTCTGCGTGTGGGTCATTCCCGACGGAGAAACGCGGAAGATCAAACACCTGAGAGTCTTTTTCGTCACGGCTTTTTGGAGCATCTTCGCCTACATATGGCTGTACATAATCCTCTCCGTCATCTCACCAGGAGTCGTAGag gtatgGGAAGCCCTGGTCACACTGCTgtatttccctgtgtgtgtgatcctgGCTTGGATCGCTGACCGCCGCCTCCTTTTCTACAAGTACATGGGGAAGCGTTACCGTGCCGACAAGAGGCGCGGGATTGTCGtggagactgagggagagatgaCTCCTAAGGGACTGGAAATGGATGGGAAGTTCCCTCCCCGCGGGGGCACTGTAGGAGTAATGCCACAGGAGAACTGTCAGGATGGTGCCAACAACACTGCGGGTGTCATTGCAACCCTGCCCAACTCCAACAGCAccactgttaccatggagaaCACGAAGGAGCTGGACGAGAGTCGGAAAGAG GTGATCCGCATCTTGAAAGACCTGAAGCAGAAGTACCCCGACAAAGAACTGGACCAGCTGGTGGAGCTGGCCAATTACTACGCCCTCCTGCACCAGCAGAAAAGCAGAGCCTTCTACCGCGTCCAGGCCACCCGCATGATGATCGGGGCGGGAAACGTGCTGAAGAAGCACGCGGCCGACCACGCCCGCAAGGCGGCGGCGTCCGGGGAGGAGGACGGGGGCGAGGCGGACGACCTGGCCGTGTGTAGTCACATTTCTTTTGAAAGCGCCCACGGCCAGTGCATGGAGAACTGCGGGACCCTGACGCTAGCGGTGATCTGTCAGGGCGGCCTAGGGGAGAGCACCTTCTACGTGGACTACCGCACCGAGGACGGGTCCGCCAACGCCGGATCCGATTACGAGTACTGCGAAGGCACGCTGGTGTTTAAACCTGGAGAGACCAGGAAGGAGATTAag GTGGGAATTATCGACGATGACATCTTCGAGGAAGACGAACATTTCTTCGTTCGTCTGTCGAACCTTCGCGTGGGCGACGCCGAGGGGATGTTCGAGAGCGACGAGGCCGGGGCGGGACCCAAGGGTCGTCTGGTGGAGCCCCTGGTTTGCACGATCACCATCCTGGACGACGACCACGCCGGCATCTTCACCTTCAGCGAGCGGATGGTGCGCACGAGCGAGAGCGTGGGGACCATGGAGGTGACGGTGGTCCGGAACTCGGGCGCCCGCGGCACCGTCATCCTGCCCTACCACACCGAGCCGGGCACGGCGAAGGGAGGGGGTGACGACTACGAAGACGTGTGCGGAGAGCTGGAGTTCACCAACGACCAGACcac tcaaaCTATCCAGGTGCGGATCATTGATGATGAAGAGTATGAAAAACATGAGAGCTTCTTCATTGTGCTTGAGGAACCGCGCTGGCTGAAGAGAGGGATCTcaggtttgtct ATGAgtgctgaggaggaggaggccaggCGGATTGCGGAGATGGGGAAACCCATACTGGGAGAACACAGTCGTCTGGAGGTGGTCATTGAGGAGTCCTATGAATTTAAG AGTACAGTGGACAAGCTCATTAAGAAGACCAATCTAGCCCTGGTGATTGGCACCCACTCCTGGAGAGAACAGTTTGTAGAAGCTGTGACAGTCAGCGCAG GCAACGGagacgaagaggaggaagagggaaggGAGGAGCGACTGCCCTCATGCTACGACTACGTCATGCATTTCCTCACCgtgttctggaaggttctgttTGCCTTTGTTCCACCCACTGAGTACTGGAACGGCTGGGCCTGCTTTTTCGTGTCCATCTCCGTGATCGGGATCCTGACCGCTCTCATCGGGGACCTGGCGTCGCACTTCGGTTGCACCGTGGGGCTTAGGGATACGGTCACAGCGGTCGTGTTTGTGGCCCTGGGAACGTCTATCCCTG acacatttGCCAGTAAAGTCGCGGCGACTCAGGACCAGTACGCCGACGCCTCAGTGGGGAACGTGACCGGTAGCAACGCCGTGAATGTGTTTCTGGGCATCGGGGTGGCCTGGTCGGTGGCGGCCGTATACTGGAAGCTGAAAGGCAAGGTGTTTTACGTGAACCCCGGCACCCTGGCCTTCTCCGTCACCCTCTTCACCATCTTCGCCTTCATCAGCATGGGCGTGCTCCTCTTCCGACGCAGGCCGTCCATCGGGGGAGAGCTGGGGGGTCCTCGCGTCCCTCGTCTGCTCACGTCTCTTCTCTTCCTGGGGCTCTGGCTGCTTTATATCCTGTTCTCCAGCCTGGAGGCCTACTGTCACATCGAAGGCTTCTGA